ATTGAATCCGGTAACGATAACGGTTTGGAAGCAATGATTAAACAAATCATTGAAGACTACGAAGAAGAAGATGAGGAATAAAATGTTAAGCCCTAAAGAATTTATTGAAGATGCAGTTCAAAAGATTAAAGATCAAATCGGTGATGAAAAAGCAATTATTGCATTATCCGGTGGTGTTGACAGTTCAGTTTGTTCCGTTCTTGTACAAGAAGCAATTGGAGATAATTTAACTGCAATTTTTGTTGACCATGGTCTTTTAAGAGCAGGTGAAGTTGAACAAGTAATCAACACCTTTAAAGACAGATTAAATTTCAAATTTGTTGATGCTTCAGATGAATTCATGGATGCTCTTGCAGGAGTGGATGATCCTGAAGAAAAAAGAAAGATTATCGGAAAAGTATTTATTGATGTCTTTGAAAGGGAAGCTAAAAAGGCTGATGCAAAATACCTTGTTCAAGGAACCATTGCACCTGACTGGATTGAAACCAAAGGCGAAATCAAATCTCACCACAACCTAGCTCTTCCAAGTGGAATGGTATTGGAATTATGTGAACCAATTCGTGACTTATATAAAGATGAAGTTAGAGAAATCGGTGATGAATTAGACTTACCGGCTACAACAGTATACAGACAACCTTTCCCAGGACCAGGACTTGGTGTACGTGTCGTTGGAGCCCTTACAAGAGAAAATGTTGAAATATGCAGAAAAGCAAACAAAATTGTTTGCGATGAAATCGAAGCTGCAGGCATTGACAAGGATGTATGGCAATACTTTGCAGTGCTAACTGACACTAAAGTTACAGGTGTTAAAGGAGATCAAAGAGACTTCGGATATCTCGTTATAGTTAGAGTAGTTAATTCAATTGATGCTATGACTGCATCCGTTGCTGAACTTCCTTGGGAAGTCGTTCAAACCATTTCAAAAAGAATCACATCAGAGATTTCTGAAGTTACACACGTTGCACTATCCGTTAGTGACAAACCACCTGCAACCATCGAATTCTGTTAAATACTATTTTAATCAATAGTATTTTATTTTTTTACTTTTTTTAGAAAACATGAAAACCACAAAAAATGCTTATCTTGCCAAATTAACAGAACAAATTCAAATGAAGTCTGTTAAAGTCGGAAAAAATTTAGAAGGAACCACACCCCCATCAGTTTTTATTGGAAGATGGTCATATCCTAAAGTCTATGCCGGACCTATGATGAGTTCCCAAATGGGCGATACTCATATTATGGACTCTCCCGAAGAATGGATCGGACAAAACAAGACCCAGAATGAAATTATAGATTATAGAATGAGTCTTGTACGAGGAAAACAGCTGATAAAGATTGATGATTTGGAAAATCCTTTTGTTGAAAAGCTTCAAGACATTTCACTTGCATCCAAAACAATTGATAGTGAAGCCACATTCGGACGTCGACCGACAGGATCATTACTTACAGAAGATAGTATGCCCCATGGACCCAGTGCAGTTATAGAAAAATTTGACATTGATGCTGTTAGATGGGATAAACAATTGGAAAAAACATTTTATGATACTGATTTAAAAGCAACAGAAGCTGTTTTAAATCTACATAACAAGGAAGTTCCATTCTCAGCTATGCAAAAAGCATTTTCAGTTGGTGCAATTGGTACAAAAAATAAAAGAAAACTTGTTCCAACCAGATGGTCTATTACTGCATGTGATTCAACATTAGCAGATGAATTTTTAAAAGAAGTTAGA
Above is a window of uncultured Methanobrevibacter sp. DNA encoding:
- the guaA gene encoding glutamine-hydrolyzing GMP synthase, whose amino-acid sequence is MLSPKEFIEDAVQKIKDQIGDEKAIIALSGGVDSSVCSVLVQEAIGDNLTAIFVDHGLLRAGEVEQVINTFKDRLNFKFVDASDEFMDALAGVDDPEEKRKIIGKVFIDVFEREAKKADAKYLVQGTIAPDWIETKGEIKSHHNLALPSGMVLELCEPIRDLYKDEVREIGDELDLPATTVYRQPFPGPGLGVRVVGALTRENVEICRKANKIVCDEIEAAGIDKDVWQYFAVLTDTKVTGVKGDQRDFGYLVIVRVVNSIDAMTASVAELPWEVVQTISKRITSEISEVTHVALSVSDKPPATIEFC